One part of the Rhodospirillaceae bacterium genome encodes these proteins:
- a CDS encoding saccharopine dehydrogenase: MDSKPCIHWLGAGLSSGPGIAALARRRGNVVLWNRTVEKAQALVKTIGSSEGLSVEALDFDRLAEIVQPGDVVISMLPGAFHTQVAQLSLQADAHMVTTSYLSPEMQALDVEAKAKGLVVLNEVGVDPGIDHLFAQILVDEARRAGMLGDGHSVSFESHCGGVPAVANDFRYKFSWAPLGVVTALGNQSRSIRNGQEFTVEKAWTSVEEINVLGETFEVYPNRDSIGYIEEYGLADVADLQLFVRGTLRLPGWKAAWADIFKTVETGSSDDLKALSEQLWSEYAYGPDEKDRVILYVSLTSQTADGESWKASLSLDETGSGWQTAMARTVSLTAQVAIGAVLDGRLQPGVQAATRDPAEAKRWLGLLSEDGISFHAENVTL, from the coding sequence ATGGATTCTAAACCATGTATTCATTGGCTTGGTGCCGGTCTGTCATCCGGACCCGGTATCGCCGCCCTTGCCCGTCGCCGCGGCAATGTCGTTCTGTGGAACCGGACTGTGGAAAAGGCGCAGGCGCTGGTTAAAACCATCGGCTCCAGTGAAGGGCTCAGCGTCGAGGCCCTGGACTTTGATCGATTGGCTGAAATCGTCCAGCCGGGGGATGTCGTCATCTCCATGCTGCCCGGCGCTTTTCATACCCAGGTCGCGCAATTAAGTCTGCAAGCCGACGCCCATATGGTTACCACCAGTTACCTGAGCCCGGAAATGCAGGCTCTGGATGTAGAGGCTAAAGCCAAAGGACTTGTCGTCCTCAACGAAGTTGGCGTCGACCCCGGCATTGATCATTTGTTTGCACAAATTCTGGTTGATGAGGCAAGGCGGGCCGGCATGTTGGGCGACGGCCACAGTGTCTCGTTCGAATCCCATTGCGGCGGCGTTCCCGCTGTCGCCAACGATTTCCGTTACAAATTCAGTTGGGCCCCATTGGGGGTTGTGACGGCCCTGGGCAACCAGTCTCGTTCAATAAGGAACGGGCAGGAATTCACAGTTGAGAAAGCCTGGACCAGCGTCGAAGAAATAAATGTCCTGGGAGAAACATTCGAGGTTTATCCAAACCGCGACAGCATTGGCTACATTGAAGAATACGGGCTGGCGGACGTCGCCGATTTACAGCTTTTCGTTCGCGGCACCCTGCGATTACCCGGCTGGAAAGCTGCTTGGGCCGATATTTTCAAAACGGTGGAAACCGGAAGCAGTGATGACCTTAAGGCCTTAAGCGAACAGCTTTGGAGCGAATACGCCTACGGGCCTGACGAGAAAGACCGGGTCATCCTGTACGTTTCGCTGACCAGTCAAACCGCCGATGGTGAGTCCTGGAAAGCGTCACTCAGCCTGGATGAAACTGGATCCGGTTGGCAAACCGCAATGGCCCGAACAGTGTCGCTGACCGCACAAGTGGCCATTGGCGCTGTGCTGGATGGCCGCTTGCAACCAGGCGTCCAGGCGGCCACCCGCGACCCGGCAGAAGCGAAACGATGGCTTGGTCTTTTAAGTGAAGACGGTATCTCATTCCACGCCGAGAATGTTACGCTATGA
- the guaA gene encoding glutamine-hydrolyzing GMP synthase yields the protein MSERILIIDFGSQVTQLIARRVRESGVYSEVHPFNNVTVETIKAFDPKGIILSGGPASLTSIDTPRAPDGLFDMGLPVLGICYGQMAMAEALGGEVVSSDHREFGRAFVDVTDDCELFHGVWDVGSTEQVWMSHGDRIDAPPPGFRTVATSDGAPFATIADDERRFYGLMYHPEVVHTPHGAKLLENFTHRICRCAGDWSMAGFKEQEIAKVRAQVGDGKVICGLSGGVDSSVVAVLLHEAIGDQLQCVFVDTGFMRKGEAEEVVNMFREHYNIPLVHRDASELFISKLEGEPDPEKKRKIIGATFIDVFEEEADKIGGADFLAQGTLYPDVIESVSFTGGPSVTIKSHHNVGGLPERMNMDLVEPLRELFKDEVRKLGRELGLPENFVGRHPFPGPGLAIRLPGGVTREKLEILRNADAVYLDAIRNAGLYDAIWQAFAVLLPVQTVGVMGDARTYDYVCAIRAVTSTDGMTADFYHFDMEFLAQMSNRIINEVKGINRVTYDITSKPPGTIEWE from the coding sequence ATGAGCGAACGTATTCTGATTATCGATTTCGGCTCCCAGGTGACCCAGTTGATCGCCAGACGGGTCCGCGAATCCGGTGTTTATTCCGAGGTTCATCCCTTTAACAACGTCACCGTCGAGACCATCAAGGCTTTTGACCCCAAAGGGATCATCCTGTCAGGCGGCCCTGCTTCGCTAACCAGCATCGACACACCACGCGCCCCTGATGGCCTGTTCGATATGGGTCTGCCTGTTCTGGGTATTTGTTATGGTCAAATGGCCATGGCAGAAGCACTGGGCGGCGAGGTTGTGTCTTCGGACCACCGGGAATTTGGTCGCGCTTTCGTGGACGTAACGGACGATTGCGAACTATTCCACGGCGTCTGGGATGTTGGTTCCACAGAACAGGTGTGGATGAGCCACGGCGACCGTATTGACGCGCCGCCTCCGGGCTTTCGCACCGTTGCCACATCTGACGGGGCGCCGTTTGCCACCATTGCCGATGACGAGAGGCGCTTTTATGGCCTGATGTATCACCCCGAAGTCGTCCACACCCCGCACGGCGCAAAACTGCTTGAAAACTTCACCCACCGGATTTGCAGGTGCGCCGGGGATTGGTCCATGGCCGGGTTCAAGGAACAGGAAATTGCCAAGGTTCGGGCGCAAGTGGGCGACGGCAAAGTGATCTGCGGGCTTTCAGGTGGTGTCGATTCATCAGTTGTCGCGGTGCTTCTGCACGAAGCCATCGGCGATCAATTGCAGTGTGTCTTTGTCGATACCGGCTTTATGCGCAAAGGCGAAGCCGAAGAAGTCGTCAATATGTTCCGCGAGCATTACAATATTCCGCTGGTTCATCGTGACGCCTCCGAACTGTTTATCAGTAAGCTGGAGGGCGAGCCGGACCCGGAAAAGAAGCGCAAGATTATCGGCGCAACCTTTATTGACGTTTTTGAAGAGGAAGCGGACAAGATTGGCGGCGCCGACTTCCTGGCCCAGGGAACCTTGTACCCGGATGTCATCGAATCCGTGTCCTTCACCGGCGGACCATCGGTGACCATTAAATCACACCACAACGTCGGCGGCTTGCCCGAACGGATGAACATGGATCTGGTCGAACCGTTGCGGGAACTGTTCAAGGACGAGGTCCGAAAGCTCGGTCGCGAACTCGGCCTGCCCGAAAACTTTGTCGGCCGCCATCCATTCCCCGGGCCGGGCCTTGCCATTCGCCTGCCCGGCGGGGTAACCCGCGAGAAACTAGAAATCCTGCGCAATGCGGACGCCGTCTACCTTGATGCGATTCGCAACGCCGGCCTGTATGACGCCATCTGGCAGGCCTTCGCCGTGCTGTTGCCGGTCCAGACAGTCGGCGTCATGGGCGACGCCCGCACCTACGACTATGTGTGCGCCATCCGCGCCGTCACCTCAACCGACGGCATGACCGCCGATTTTTATCATTTTGATATGGAATTCCTGGCCCAGATGTCCAACCGCATCATCAACGAGGTCAAGGGCATCAACCGGGTCACCTACGACATTACATCGAAGCCACCCGGCACCATTGAGTGGGAATAG
- a CDS encoding sel1 repeat family protein, with protein MSSRLIILFSSILMLPLLTSQAEAECPGYPQVSWWGSLSHEGVRGYVNQKHGGDWAGYLDKWSRQLATVRTIYGQGKGIKIPSTGVTIKGMQLSDYIGKLAQRVDINRCLSKETGVEIKSKSTKSADKKLKVTPFGQGVNAYRAGDFKTARDIWLPLAIEGNEKAQNALGHLYRKGLGVEVDLAVSRNWYSKSAAQNDPVGLYSFGDLSRREAKTKAEMAKALGLIEQSANLNYAGAQYAMAQIYHQGKEVPADDGEAYFWNLLAQGNKYKKAPALMEILDKSVSDIDKDIQSERAREWLANLKE; from the coding sequence ATGTCTTCACGCCTTATCATTCTTTTTTCGTCCATTTTGATGCTTCCCCTTCTGACCTCACAAGCGGAGGCCGAATGTCCCGGTTATCCCCAGGTATCGTGGTGGGGTTCATTGAGCCATGAAGGTGTCAGAGGTTATGTCAACCAGAAACATGGCGGTGACTGGGCTGGCTATCTGGATAAATGGAGCCGCCAGCTTGCGACTGTCAGAACCATATACGGTCAGGGAAAGGGCATAAAAATTCCCAGCACCGGCGTTACCATCAAGGGTATGCAACTTTCAGATTACATCGGCAAGCTGGCCCAACGGGTTGATATCAATCGCTGCCTGTCAAAAGAAACCGGGGTTGAAATAAAATCAAAGTCAACAAAATCTGCAGATAAAAAATTAAAAGTTACCCCATTCGGTCAAGGCGTTAACGCCTACAGGGCGGGTGATTTCAAAACCGCCCGTGATATCTGGCTGCCGCTTGCCATTGAAGGCAATGAGAAAGCCCAAAATGCCCTTGGCCACCTGTACCGCAAGGGACTTGGCGTAGAAGTCGACCTTGCGGTATCTCGCAACTGGTATAGCAAATCCGCCGCCCAGAATGATCCCGTCGGCCTGTACAGCTTTGGTGATCTTTCCAGGAGAGAAGCCAAGACAAAAGCTGAAATGGCAAAAGCCCTTGGCCTGATTGAACAATCGGCCAATTTAAATTACGCCGGTGCGCAATACGCCATGGCGCAAATTTATCATCAGGGCAAAGAGGTTCCCGCCGATGATGGCGAAGCCTATTTCTGGAATTTGCTGGCGCAGGGCAACAAGTACAAGAAAGCGCCGGCCCTGATGGAAATTCTTGATAAATCCGTTTCGGATATCGACAAGGACATCCAGTCCGAGCGGGCCAGGGAATGGTTGGCAAATCTTAAAGAGTAG
- a CDS encoding flagellar motor switch protein FliN, with protein MDMAAAMADMSDGTADDDVETVGAVYGISVDVTAVLGTALMPISQILKLGRGAVVELERLVGEEIELVAEENIIAKGEVIVIEDRLGVSITKIVKRL; from the coding sequence ATGGATATGGCCGCCGCAATGGCCGATATGTCTGACGGCACGGCCGACGACGACGTGGAAACTGTCGGCGCCGTTTACGGAATTTCGGTTGATGTGACGGCTGTTCTTGGAACGGCTTTAATGCCGATTAGCCAGATCCTCAAACTTGGTCGTGGCGCGGTTGTCGAATTGGAGCGTCTTGTCGGCGAAGAAATTGAACTGGTTGCCGAAGAAAACATCATTGCCAAGGGCGAAGTTATTGTTATCGAAGACCGCCTGGGCGTCAGTATTACAAAAATTGTGAAACGCCTGTAG
- a CDS encoding 30S ribosomal protein S21 — protein MYVSVRDNNVDQALKALKKKMQREGIWREMKRRRSYEKPSEVRARKKAEAVSRARKLERKRLQVEGF, from the coding sequence TTGTATGTAAGCGTACGTGATAATAACGTCGATCAGGCATTGAAGGCGTTGAAGAAAAAAATGCAGCGTGAGGGTATCTGGCGCGAAATGAAGCGCCGTCGTTCCTATGAAAAACCTTCTGAGGTCAGGGCAAGAAAAAAGGCCGAAGCGGTCAGCCGCGCCCGCAAACTTGAACGCAAGCGCCTTCAGGTTGAAGGTTTCTGA
- a CDS encoding ABC transporter ATP-binding protein/permease: MRRPDNNPDRGEASGDFDTIRSLLPYLWPRDAFALRVRVIVSLILLALAKVTTVAVPVILKYAVDALTAPVPGKDISTETIIIAVPVGLLIAYGVARVLSLAFKELQGAVFAKVAERAIRKAGVKTFRHIHDLALRFHLDRRTGGLSRAIERGTKGIEYVLRMMLFNIVPTMVEILMVLGLLWGLFDQWFAFVTAATIAGYVVWTLIITEWRIKFRRTMNDSDSEAHTKAIDSLINYETVKYFGNEEHEAHRFDQAMESYESAAVTAKTTLSILNTGQGAIIATGATIIMIMAGHGVTDGTMTVGDFVLVNTYLLQLYIPLSFLGSSYREIKHSLIDMEQMFALLDEAAEVTDPPGAPALSIKGAEVEFRDVSFSYTPERPILKNVSFTVPAGKSVAIVGPSGAGKSTISRLLFRFYDASEGAVLIDGQDTRTVTQASWRAAIGIVPQDTVLFNDTIYYNIAYGRPGASREEIEEAAKLAAIHDFISALPEGYQTAVGERGLKLSGGEKQRVAIARTILKRPGIFLFDEATSSLDSHTEKEIQESLKQVSSGRTTLMIAHRLSTVIDVDEIIVLEAGRISERGNHAQLLAKNGQYASMWARQQETEHAREVLEHADEDKETAEVAAQ, translated from the coding sequence ATGCGCAGACCTGACAACAATCCCGACCGGGGGGAAGCCTCCGGCGATTTCGACACCATCCGTTCCCTGCTGCCCTATTTGTGGCCAAGGGATGCATTTGCTTTGCGTGTTCGTGTTATCGTCTCGTTGATCCTGCTGGCGCTTGCAAAAGTCACCACAGTCGCCGTCCCGGTGATCCTGAAATACGCCGTTGATGCCTTAACCGCCCCGGTGCCCGGTAAAGACATCAGTACCGAAACGATCATCATTGCCGTCCCTGTTGGCCTGCTCATCGCTTACGGTGTGGCGCGGGTGTTATCGCTGGCCTTTAAAGAATTGCAAGGTGCGGTTTTTGCCAAAGTTGCCGAGCGCGCCATCCGTAAAGCCGGTGTCAAAACTTTCCGCCATATTCATGATCTGGCTTTGCGCTTTCATCTTGATCGTCGTACCGGTGGACTAAGCAGGGCTATCGAGCGCGGCACCAAAGGTATCGAGTACGTGCTGCGTATGATGCTGTTCAACATCGTGCCGACCATGGTCGAAATCCTGATGGTTCTGGGCTTGCTGTGGGGCCTGTTTGATCAGTGGTTCGCCTTCGTCACCGCCGCCACCATTGCCGGTTATGTGGTTTGGACGCTGATCATCACCGAATGGCGGATCAAATTCCGCCGGACCATGAATGATTCGGACTCCGAAGCCCACACCAAGGCCATCGACAGCCTGATCAACTATGAGACCGTTAAATACTTCGGCAACGAGGAACATGAAGCCCACCGTTTTGATCAGGCCATGGAATCCTACGAAAGTGCTGCGGTGACAGCAAAAACGACGCTGTCCATACTAAACACCGGACAGGGCGCCATCATTGCCACTGGCGCCACCATCATTATGATTATGGCCGGTCACGGCGTAACGGACGGAACCATGACGGTTGGCGATTTCGTTCTCGTCAACACCTACCTGTTGCAGTTGTACATACCTTTAAGTTTCCTTGGCTCGAGCTACCGCGAGATCAAACATTCCCTGATCGATATGGAACAGATGTTCGCGTTGCTGGATGAAGCGGCAGAAGTCACCGACCCACCGGGGGCTCCTGCCTTGTCGATCAAGGGTGCGGAAGTGGAATTCCGCGATGTCTCGTTCTCCTACACCCCGGAAAGGCCGATCCTGAAGAATGTCTCGTTCACAGTTCCAGCCGGGAAAAGCGTTGCCATCGTCGGCCCCAGCGGGGCCGGAAAATCCACCATATCGCGGTTGTTGTTCCGCTTTTATGACGCCAGCGAAGGGGCTGTGCTGATTGACGGACAGGATACCCGCACCGTTACCCAGGCCAGCTGGCGCGCCGCTATCGGTATCGTGCCGCAGGATACGGTGCTGTTTAATGACACCATCTATTACAACATCGCTTACGGTCGCCCCGGTGCAAGCCGTGAAGAGATCGAGGAAGCGGCGAAACTGGCCGCCATCCACGACTTTATCAGCGCCCTTCCCGAAGGCTACCAGACCGCCGTCGGCGAGCGCGGGCTAAAGTTATCAGGCGGTGAGAAACAGCGCGTCGCCATCGCCCGGACCATTCTCAAACGTCCGGGCATCTTCCTGTTTGACGAGGCGACCTCGTCTTTGGACTCGCACACGGAAAAAGAAATTCAAGAGTCCCTGAAACAGGTTTCAAGCGGTCGCACCACCCTGATGATCGCCCACCGGCTGTCGACCGTCATCGACGTCGATGAAATCATCGTTCTGGAAGCGGGGCGGATCAGTGAACGTGGCAACCACGCCCAACTTTTGGCCAAGAACGGCCAATATGCCAGCATGTGGGCGCGTCAGCAGGAAACCGAGCACGCCCGCGAAGTGCTTGAACACGCGGATGAAGATAAAGAAACCGCTGAGGTCGCGGCGCAATAA